One segment of Setaria viridis chromosome 4, Setaria_viridis_v4.0, whole genome shotgun sequence DNA contains the following:
- the LOC117851746 gene encoding uncharacterized protein isoform X1 yields MASRRISPAALCLWLALAGVVVQAHTKPDESLTKVTVKTFFDIEIDGKPTGRIILGLFGETVPKTAENFRALCTGEKGIGKAGKPLYYKGSTFHRIIPEFMIQGGDFTNFNGTGGESIYGSVFPDENFKLNHTHSGTLSMANYGKDSNGSQFFITTVKGSRMPKKVDGLHVVFGEVLDGMDVVHEIEAQGQPTGEPKAKVVIVNSGQLHDDEL; encoded by the exons ATGGCGTCGAGGAGGATTAGCCCGGCGGCGCTGTGCCTGTggctcgcgctcgccggcgtTGTTGTTCAGGCGCATACTAAACCTGACGAGAGCCTGACGAAGGTCACGGTCAAGACCTTCTTCGACATCGAGATCGACGGCAAGCCCACAG GCCGGATCATCCTGGGGCTTTTTGGGGAGACGGTCCCTAAAACTGCAG AGAATTTCCGAGCGCTTTGCACAG GGGAGAAAGGCATTGGCAAGGCCGGGAAGCCTCTCTACTACAAGGGATCCACGTTCCACAGGATCATCCCGGAGTTCATGATCCAGGGAGGCGATTTCACCAACTTCAACGGAACCGGCGGCGAATCCATCTATGGCTCGGTGTTCCCCGACGAGAACTTCAAGCTCAACCACACTCACTCCG GTACTCTGTCCATGGCCAATTACGGGAAGGATTCGAACGGGTCCCAGTTCTTCATCACCACTGTGAAAGGAAGCCG GATGCCGAAGAAGGTGGACGGGCTACACGTCGTGTTCGGCGAGGTGCTGGACGGAATGGACGTCGTCCACGAGATTGAAGCCCAAGGGCAGCCGACTGGCGAGCCCAAGGCCAAAGTCGTCATAGTTAACAGCGGACAGCTCCATGATGATGAACTGTAA
- the LOC117851746 gene encoding uncharacterized protein isoform X2 — protein sequence MASRRISPAALCLWLALAGVVVQAHTKPDESLTKVTVKTFFDIEIDGKPTGRIILGLFGETVPKTAENFRALCTGEKGIGKAGKPLYYKGSTFHRIIPEFMIQGGDFTNFNGTGGESIYGSVFPDENFKLNHTGKDSNGSQFFITTVKGSRMPKKVDGLHVVFGEVLDGMDVVHEIEAQGQPTGEPKAKVVIVNSGQLHDDEL from the exons ATGGCGTCGAGGAGGATTAGCCCGGCGGCGCTGTGCCTGTggctcgcgctcgccggcgtTGTTGTTCAGGCGCATACTAAACCTGACGAGAGCCTGACGAAGGTCACGGTCAAGACCTTCTTCGACATCGAGATCGACGGCAAGCCCACAG GCCGGATCATCCTGGGGCTTTTTGGGGAGACGGTCCCTAAAACTGCAG AGAATTTCCGAGCGCTTTGCACAG GGGAGAAAGGCATTGGCAAGGCCGGGAAGCCTCTCTACTACAAGGGATCCACGTTCCACAGGATCATCCCGGAGTTCATGATCCAGGGAGGCGATTTCACCAACTTCAACGGAACCGGCGGCGAATCCATCTATGGCTCGGTGTTCCCCGACGAGAACTTCAAGCTCAACCACAC CGGGAAGGATTCGAACGGGTCCCAGTTCTTCATCACCACTGTGAAAGGAAGCCG GATGCCGAAGAAGGTGGACGGGCTACACGTCGTGTTCGGCGAGGTGCTGGACGGAATGGACGTCGTCCACGAGATTGAAGCCCAAGGGCAGCCGACTGGCGAGCCCAAGGCCAAAGTCGTCATAGTTAACAGCGGACAGCTCCATGATGATGAACTGTAA
- the LOC117853755 gene encoding peptidyl-prolyl cis-trans isomerase CYP20-1: MTMSSGWTRRSTAARPVTLCLWLALGAAALMLPQAHGESAAELTEVTNKVFFDMQIDGKPEGRIVIGLFGKTVPKTAENFRAISTGEKGLGSHGKPLFYKGSTFHRIIPGFMIQGGDFLNGDGTGCDSIYDGEIFPDENFKLGHAEAGTISMANYGKDTNGCQFFITTVPGNRLPKKLDGIHVVFGKVLSGMDVVHKIEAVGQPTGVPKAKVVIVDCGELPKSDEL; this comes from the exons ATGACGATGTCGAgtgggtggacgaggaggagcacggcggcgaggcccgTCACCCTGTGCCTGTGGCTGGCTCTCGGCGCAGCCGCCCTGATGCTACCCCAG GCACATGGAGAATCAGCCGCGGAGCTGACCGAGGTCACCAACAAGGTCTTCTTCGACATGCAGATCGACGGCAAGCCTGAAG GCCGGATTGTCATTGGACTCTTTGGGAAGACTGTTCCTAAAACAGCAG aGAACTTCAGAGCAATTTCCACAG GAGAGAAAGGACTGGGCTCGCACGGTAAACCACTCTTCTACAAGGGGTCCACATTCCACAGGATCATTCCAGGATTCATGATCCAGGGAGGTGATTTCTTGAACGGCGACGGAACGGGCTGCGATTCCATCTATGACGGCGAGATTTTCCCTGATGAGAACTTCAAGCTCGGTCACGCTGAAGCTG GTACTATTTCCATGGCCAATTATGGGAAAGATACAAACGGATGCCAGTTTTTCATCACCACCGTACCAGGAAACCG GTTACCGAAGAAGTTGGACGGGATACACGTTGTGTTTGGCAAGGTGCTTAGTGGAATGGATGTTGTCCACAAGATTGAGGCTGTAGGCCAGCCGACTGGTGTCCCCAAGGCCAAAGTCGTCATAGTTGATTGTGGGGAGCTGCCCAAGTCTGATGAGCTGTAG